A window from Culex pipiens pallens isolate TS chromosome 3, TS_CPP_V2, whole genome shotgun sequence encodes these proteins:
- the LOC120414432 gene encoding uncharacterized protein LOC120414432 isoform X2 — protein MTESTLESLNVMLENCRDAASLLSKNIVKPEFIFKYLQSYSVQLPPESTKSSLIKQCLNFWRIKYGAPPDAGNTNNSDPQHQFPSTSAESSSSNSTMLVAGNMKNLIATGGPPMGNNTNGPGYVDAGGSSSTAEPGLEQYPVNLLAMDFTIWFFLKWNRNSLDESAFWPEASCSVMLEISESQQGVEEVRGQKDIINLILSLKFQYSFQFVPNVMFDGCQGRISEGGVLVLSVGVVYSNRRGVDNRLATLGEFESMIGLRRDPHDNNNWKIVMLKLYIRYKPVENLPALSNSKMLTECLLIPLTLDSV, from the coding sequence aatcactGAACGTAATGCTGGAAAACTGCCGGGATGCCGCCTCGTTACTCTCGAAGAACATTGTGAAGCCGGAGTTCATCTTCAAATACCTGCAAAGTTACAGCGTGCAGCTGCCACCGGAGAGTACAAAATCTAGTCTGATAAAGCAGTGCCTCAACTTTTGGCGGATAAAGTACGGAGCCCCGCCGGATGCCGGCAACACCAACAACTCCGACCCGCAGCACCAGTTCCCGTCCACGTCGGCAGAGTCTAGCTCGTCCAACAGTACCATGCTCGTGGCCGGCAACATGAAGAACCTGATCGCGACCGGTGGCCCACCGATGGGAAACAACACGAACGGACCTGGGTATGTGGACgccggcggcagcagcagcaccgccGAACCGGGCCTCGAACAGTACCCGGTGAATCTGCTGGCGATGGATTTCACAATCTGGTTCTTTCTCAAGTGGAACCGCAACTCGCTGGACGAGAGCGCCTTCTGGCCGGAAGCGAGCTGTTCGGTGATGCTGGAAATAAGCGAAAGCCAGCAGGGCGTCGAAGAGGTCCGCGGACAAAAGGACATCATCAATCTTATTCTAAGCTTAAAGTTTCAGTACAGCTTCCAGTTTGTGCCGAACGTCATGTTCGACGGCTGCCAGGGCCGGATATCGGAGGGTGGCGTGCTGGTGCTTTCGGTGGGCGTGGTCTACAGCAACCGGCGGGGCGTGGACAACCGACTGGCGACGCTCGGCGAGTTCGAAAGCATGATCGGACTGCGGCGTGATCCGCACGACAACAACAATTGGAAGATCGTAATGCTAAAGCTGTACATACGGTACAAACCGGTGGAGAATTTACCTGCCTTGTCCAACAGTAAGATGCTTACCGAGTGTTTGCTGATCCCGTTGACCCTGGACAGTGTGTGA
- the LOC120414462 gene encoding serine/threonine-protein kinase PRP4 homolog isoform X1, producing the protein MSSREIVIASDSDSSVEDKSPEKLDSKKSSKKHKKHKKHKKSSSSSRQEKGEKSKSKKHKKHKRKSRGEDGEVSDSAGEDDGSQNHKNGSKIDIKKLEHAVRVKPAKNEDGGNLKALLEKSKAVPEISTDPEKLVAILTQSLDKGKPDVVSVESDSDGTAVEDAPSPDVAVIEDELNLEDLMRQKALLQARLGEFASDEEEDTVEEGKSRKSSDKRKKKRSDEVITIEGDSSAEDVNRLLKKARQRSRSRGHEELRKRRSPDTERRVVRAEQESKARARQQEQDRERAREDHRRQREHEEYNRRMAEERYEREKARERDRERMDRERARARQRERDRSLDRYNRGRPLDRSRDRGGRRSMDRGRRNSSRDRFRGRSRSRDRGRYDRDDRGGRNGRDRGGRRKPEDDKYKDSLSEGLKQQKESSSDSEIGDIDIDDEEDEEKIIEKRRKQREELLKKLGANNDDSNPPPSESHSSPQIVTKQEPPPKSPIKPLPASKPRKKSNDYFIIEEPSKASDRRRSSNNDSLTPPIPITRVQTSNAETKKTKAQPSQPASEDDETDDDDQSKQEKSSKRAEWDMFAEQDIDSNFDSPSTVVASKQGAENPALTDNWDDAEGYYRVRIGEVLDSRYVVANYTGQGVFSTVVRAKDQARGNAMVAVKIIRNNEIMHKTGLRELETLKKLNDTDPEDRYHCLRLFRHFFHKQHLCMVLEPLAMNLREVLKKYGKNVGLHIKAVRSYTQQLLLALKLLKKSGILHADIKPDNILVNDNNLVLKLCDFGSASAVADNDITPYLVSRFYRAPEIILGLSYDYGIDMWSAGCTIYELYTGKILFSGKSNNQMLKFFMDLKGKIPNKIIRKGQFKDQHFDQNCNFLSHEIDKITEREKVVVVSVIKPNRDLQQELIAGQNLPDDQIRKVGQLKDLLDKVFALDPAKRISLNHALAHPFIQDKI; encoded by the exons atgtcctcccgggagattGT AATCGCCTCCGACAGTGACTCGTCCGTGGAGGACAAATCGCCGGAAAAGTTGGACTCCAAGAAGAGCTCGAAGAAGCATAAGAAACACAAGAAGCATAAAAAATCGTCGTCTTCTTCGCGCCAGGAAAAGGGCGAAAAGTCCAAATcgaaaaagcacaaaaaacacaaacgcAAATCCCGCGGCGAGGACGGCGAAGTCAGTGATTCCGCGGGAGAAGATGACGGGTCGCAGAACCACAAGAACGGCTCCAAGATCGACATCAAAAAGCTCGAGCACGCGGTTCGCGTCAAGCCGGCCAAGAATGAAGACGGCGGCAACTTGAAGGCCCTGTTGGAGAAGTCCAAAGCCGTGCCGGAGATTTCGACGGATCCGGAAAAGTTGGTGGCGATTCTGACACAGTCGCTGGACAAGGGCAAGCCGGACGTGGTGTCGGTGGAGAGTGACAGCGACGGGACGGCCGTTGAGGACGCGCCGAGTCCGGACGTGGCAGTGATCGAGGATGAGCTGAACTTGGAGGATTTGATGCGTCAGAAGGCGCTGCTGCAGGCCCGGCTCGGGGAGTTTGCCTCGGACGAGGAAGAGGACACGGTGGAGGAGGGCAAGTCGCGGAAGTCGTCGGACAAGCGCAAGAAGAAGCGAAGCGATGAGGTCATTACGATTGAGGGCGATTCGAGCGCGGAGGATGTCAACCGGCTGCTGAAGAAGGCTAGACAACGGAGTCGGTCTCGTGGCCACGAGGAACTGCGTAAGCGACGATCCCCGGACACGGAGAGACGCGTCGTCCGAGCGGAACAGGAATCGAAGGCCCGAGCGCGGCAACAGGAGCAAGATCGAGAACGCGCCAGGGAAGATCATCGCCGGCAGCGTGAGCATGAAGAGTACAACCGAAGGATGGCCGAAGAGCGGTACGAGCGTGAGAAGGCACGtgagagagacagagagaggATGGATCGTGAACGGGCGAGGGCGAGGCAGAGGGAGCGTGATAGATCCTTGGATCGTTACAATCGTGGACGTCCATTGGACCGCAGCCGTGACCGGGGAGGACGCCGGTCAATGGATCGAGGCAGACGGAACAGCTCCAGAGATCGCTTCCGAGGGCGAAGCCGCAGCCGGGACCGTGGCAGGTACGACCGAGATGATCGAGGCGGCCGTAACGGACGAGATCGCGGAGGACGTCGCAAACCCGAGGACGACAAGTACAAGGACTCGCTCAGCGAGGGCctgaaacagcagaaagaaTCCAGCAGTGACAGCGAAATCGGGGACATTGACATCGACGACGAAGAAGACGAAGAGAAGATCATCGAGAAGCGCAGAAAGCAACGCGAGGAACTGCTCAAGAAACTTGGCGCCAACAACGACGACAGCAACCCACCACCATCCGAGAGCCATTCGTCACCCCAAATCGTAACAAAACAAGAACCACCACCAAAATCACCCATCAAACCACTCCCAGCCAGCAAACCCCGCAAAAAATCCAACGACTATTTCATCATCGAAGAACCGTCCAAAGCCTCGGACCGGCGACGCTCCAGTAACAACGACTCGCTGACCCCACCGATCCCCATCACCAGAGTGCAAACCAGCAACGCCGAAACCAAGAAGACGAAAGCCCAACCATCCCAACCCGCGTCCGAGGACGACgaaaccgacgacgacgaccagtcGAAGCAGGAAAAGTCCTCGAAGCGGGCCGAGTGGGACATGTTTGCCGAGCAGGACATCGATTCGAACTTTGACTCGCCCAGCACGGTGGTGGCGAGCAAGCAGGGCGCGGAAAACCCCGCCCTCACGGACAACTGGGACGACGCCGAGGGGTACTACCGGGTGCGCATCGGCGAGGTGCTCGACAGCCGCTACGTGGTGGCGAACTACACCGGCCAGGGTGTGTTCAGTACGGTGGTGCGGGCGAAGGACCAGGCGCGCGGGAACGCGATGGTGGCGGTGAAGATTATACGGAACAATGAAATCAT GCACAAAACTGGACTGCGTGAGCTGGAGACGCTGAAAAAGCTGAACGACACCGACCCGGAAGATCGCTACCACTGTTTGAGACTGTTCCGGCACTTTTTCCACAAACAG CATCTTTGCATGGTCCTGGAGCCGCTCGCGATGAACCTGCGCGAGGTGCTGAAAAAGTACGGCAAAAACGTCGGCCTGCACATCAAGGCCGTGCGCAGCTACACCCAGCAGCTGCTGTTGGCGCTGAAGCTGCTGAAAAAGTCCGGCATCCTGCACGCGGACATCAAGCCGGACAACATCCTCGTCAACGACAACAATCTGGTGCTGAAGCTGTGCGACTTTGGGTCGGCGTCCGCCGTCGCGGACAACGACATCACGCCGTATCTGGTATCGCGGTTCTATCGTGCACCGGAGATCATTCTCGGTCTGTCGTACGACTACGGCATCGACATGTGGTCCGCCGGTTGCACCATCTATGAATTGTATACTGGCAAAATCTTATTTAGTGGtaaatcaaataatcaaatgcttaaattttttatggaTTTAAAGGGCAAGATACCGAACAAGATCATACGGAAAGGCCAGTTTAAGGATCAGCATTTCGATCAGAACTGCAACTTCCTGTCGCACGAGATCGACAAGATTACGGAGCGG GAGAAAGTCGTCGTCGTGTCGGTGATTAAGCCGAATCGAGACCTACAGCAGGAGCTGATTGCCGGCCAAAATCTGCCGGACGACCAGATTCGCAAAGTGGGCCAGCTGAAGGATCTGCTGGACAAGGTGTTTGCGCTGGATCCGGCGAAGCGAATCTCCCTGAACCACGCGCTGGCGCATCCCTTCATCCAGGATAAGATCTGA
- the LOC120414462 gene encoding serine/threonine-protein kinase PRP4 homolog isoform X2, with translation MSSREIVIASDSDSSVEDKSPEKLDSKKSSKKHKKHKKHKKSSSSSRQEKGEKSKSKKHKKHKRKSRGEDGEVSDSAGEDDGSQNHKNGSKIDIKKLEHAVRVKPAKNEDGGNLKALLEKSKAVPEISTDPEKLVAILTQSLDKGKPDVVSVESDSDGTAVEDAPSPDVAVIEDELNLEDLMRQKALLQARLGEFASDEEEDTVEEGKSRKSSDKRKKKRSDEVITIEGDSSAEDVNRLLKKARQRSRSRGHEELRKRRSPDTERRVVRAEQESKARARQQEQDRERAREDHRRQREHEEYNRRMAEERYEREKARERDRERMDRERARARQRERDRSLDRYNRGRPLDRSRDRGGRRSMDRGRRNSSRDRFRGRSRSRDRGRYDRDDRGGRNGRDRGGRRKPEDDKYKDSLSEGLKQQKESSSDSEIGDIDIDDEEDEEKIIEKRRKQREELLKKLGANNDDSNPPPSESHSSPQIVTKQEPPPKSPIKPLPASKPRKKSNDYFIIEEPSKASDRRRSSNNDSLTPPIPITRVQTSNAETKKTKAQPSQPASEDDETDDDDQSKQEKSSKRAEWDMFAEQDIDSNFDSPSTVVASKQGAENPALTDNWDDAEGYYRVRIGEVLDSRYVVANYTGQGVFSTVVRAKDQARGNAMVAVKIIRNNEIMHKTGLRELETLKKLNDTDPEDRYHCLRLFRHFFHKQHLCMVLEPLAMNLREVLKKYGKNVGLHIKAVRSYTQQLLLALKLLKKSGILHADIKPDNILVNDNNLVLKLCDFGSASAVADNDITPYLVSRFYRAPEIILGLSYDYGIDMWSAGCTIYELARYRTRSYGKASLRISISIRTATSCRTRSTRLRSGRKSSSCR, from the exons atgtcctcccgggagattGT AATCGCCTCCGACAGTGACTCGTCCGTGGAGGACAAATCGCCGGAAAAGTTGGACTCCAAGAAGAGCTCGAAGAAGCATAAGAAACACAAGAAGCATAAAAAATCGTCGTCTTCTTCGCGCCAGGAAAAGGGCGAAAAGTCCAAATcgaaaaagcacaaaaaacacaaacgcAAATCCCGCGGCGAGGACGGCGAAGTCAGTGATTCCGCGGGAGAAGATGACGGGTCGCAGAACCACAAGAACGGCTCCAAGATCGACATCAAAAAGCTCGAGCACGCGGTTCGCGTCAAGCCGGCCAAGAATGAAGACGGCGGCAACTTGAAGGCCCTGTTGGAGAAGTCCAAAGCCGTGCCGGAGATTTCGACGGATCCGGAAAAGTTGGTGGCGATTCTGACACAGTCGCTGGACAAGGGCAAGCCGGACGTGGTGTCGGTGGAGAGTGACAGCGACGGGACGGCCGTTGAGGACGCGCCGAGTCCGGACGTGGCAGTGATCGAGGATGAGCTGAACTTGGAGGATTTGATGCGTCAGAAGGCGCTGCTGCAGGCCCGGCTCGGGGAGTTTGCCTCGGACGAGGAAGAGGACACGGTGGAGGAGGGCAAGTCGCGGAAGTCGTCGGACAAGCGCAAGAAGAAGCGAAGCGATGAGGTCATTACGATTGAGGGCGATTCGAGCGCGGAGGATGTCAACCGGCTGCTGAAGAAGGCTAGACAACGGAGTCGGTCTCGTGGCCACGAGGAACTGCGTAAGCGACGATCCCCGGACACGGAGAGACGCGTCGTCCGAGCGGAACAGGAATCGAAGGCCCGAGCGCGGCAACAGGAGCAAGATCGAGAACGCGCCAGGGAAGATCATCGCCGGCAGCGTGAGCATGAAGAGTACAACCGAAGGATGGCCGAAGAGCGGTACGAGCGTGAGAAGGCACGtgagagagacagagagaggATGGATCGTGAACGGGCGAGGGCGAGGCAGAGGGAGCGTGATAGATCCTTGGATCGTTACAATCGTGGACGTCCATTGGACCGCAGCCGTGACCGGGGAGGACGCCGGTCAATGGATCGAGGCAGACGGAACAGCTCCAGAGATCGCTTCCGAGGGCGAAGCCGCAGCCGGGACCGTGGCAGGTACGACCGAGATGATCGAGGCGGCCGTAACGGACGAGATCGCGGAGGACGTCGCAAACCCGAGGACGACAAGTACAAGGACTCGCTCAGCGAGGGCctgaaacagcagaaagaaTCCAGCAGTGACAGCGAAATCGGGGACATTGACATCGACGACGAAGAAGACGAAGAGAAGATCATCGAGAAGCGCAGAAAGCAACGCGAGGAACTGCTCAAGAAACTTGGCGCCAACAACGACGACAGCAACCCACCACCATCCGAGAGCCATTCGTCACCCCAAATCGTAACAAAACAAGAACCACCACCAAAATCACCCATCAAACCACTCCCAGCCAGCAAACCCCGCAAAAAATCCAACGACTATTTCATCATCGAAGAACCGTCCAAAGCCTCGGACCGGCGACGCTCCAGTAACAACGACTCGCTGACCCCACCGATCCCCATCACCAGAGTGCAAACCAGCAACGCCGAAACCAAGAAGACGAAAGCCCAACCATCCCAACCCGCGTCCGAGGACGACgaaaccgacgacgacgaccagtcGAAGCAGGAAAAGTCCTCGAAGCGGGCCGAGTGGGACATGTTTGCCGAGCAGGACATCGATTCGAACTTTGACTCGCCCAGCACGGTGGTGGCGAGCAAGCAGGGCGCGGAAAACCCCGCCCTCACGGACAACTGGGACGACGCCGAGGGGTACTACCGGGTGCGCATCGGCGAGGTGCTCGACAGCCGCTACGTGGTGGCGAACTACACCGGCCAGGGTGTGTTCAGTACGGTGGTGCGGGCGAAGGACCAGGCGCGCGGGAACGCGATGGTGGCGGTGAAGATTATACGGAACAATGAAATCAT GCACAAAACTGGACTGCGTGAGCTGGAGACGCTGAAAAAGCTGAACGACACCGACCCGGAAGATCGCTACCACTGTTTGAGACTGTTCCGGCACTTTTTCCACAAACAG CATCTTTGCATGGTCCTGGAGCCGCTCGCGATGAACCTGCGCGAGGTGCTGAAAAAGTACGGCAAAAACGTCGGCCTGCACATCAAGGCCGTGCGCAGCTACACCCAGCAGCTGCTGTTGGCGCTGAAGCTGCTGAAAAAGTCCGGCATCCTGCACGCGGACATCAAGCCGGACAACATCCTCGTCAACGACAACAATCTGGTGCTGAAGCTGTGCGACTTTGGGTCGGCGTCCGCCGTCGCGGACAACGACATCACGCCGTATCTGGTATCGCGGTTCTATCGTGCACCGGAGATCATTCTCGGTCTGTCGTACGACTACGGCATCGACATGTGGTCCGCCGGTTGCACCATCTATGAATT GGCAAGATACCGAACAAGATCATACGGAAAGGCCAGTTTAAGGATCAGCATTTCGATCAGAACTGCAACTTCCTGTCGCACGAGATCGACAAGATTACGGAGCGG GAGAAAGTCGTCGTCGTGTCGGTGA